From one Catenuloplanes nepalensis genomic stretch:
- a CDS encoding O-methyltransferase: MDFKTLPHSPELYAYALAHGMPLDDVTRELIAETHAALSPRESDMQVSPEQAGLLTLLTRLAGVRTAVEVGTFTGLSSLAIARGLSEGGRLTCFDISEEYTSVARRYWARAGVDTKIELRIGPAADGLRELPAEPHIDLVFIDADKVGYPDYWAELVPRMNPGGLLIIDNVLRAGHVLAPRNDADRAIVRFNEIVADDDRVDAIILPLADGITLARRR; the protein is encoded by the coding sequence ATGGATTTCAAGACGCTGCCGCATTCGCCGGAGTTGTACGCGTACGCGCTGGCTCATGGCATGCCCTTGGACGACGTCACCCGCGAGCTGATCGCCGAGACGCACGCGGCGCTGAGTCCGAGGGAGTCGGACATGCAGGTGTCGCCGGAGCAGGCGGGCCTGCTGACGCTGCTGACCAGGCTGGCGGGCGTGCGCACGGCGGTCGAGGTGGGCACGTTCACCGGGCTGTCGTCGCTGGCGATCGCCCGCGGGCTGTCCGAGGGCGGGCGGCTGACCTGCTTCGACATCTCGGAGGAGTACACGTCGGTGGCGCGCCGGTACTGGGCGCGCGCGGGCGTGGACACGAAGATCGAGCTGCGGATCGGGCCGGCCGCGGACGGCCTGCGCGAGTTGCCCGCGGAGCCGCACATCGACCTGGTCTTCATCGACGCGGACAAGGTCGGCTACCCGGACTACTGGGCGGAGCTGGTGCCGCGGATGAACCCGGGCGGCCTGCTGATCATCGACAACGTGCTCCGCGCCGGCCACGTGCTGGCCCCGCGCAACGACGCGGACCGCGCGATCGTGCGCTTCAACGAGATCGTGGCCGACGACGACCGGGTCGACGCGATCATCCTGCCCCTGGCGGACGGCATCACCCTGGCCCGCCGCCGCTGA
- a CDS encoding S8 family serine peptidase produces the protein MISKFTRDAIFSALIILLSTHMTVTNEEQWHIEYLNIPKSHRISRGAGVTIAVIDSGVSPDPSLRQALLPGVSFISGDKSPGIDKFGHGTAISGLIAASGESGNQIGVAPESKILPVKVLDESGNGSTDATTKGIRWAVTHGARIINISTTGGPSSDLRSAVNDAISKNVIVIASSGNRPQQTIVGFPAYIDGVVAVGATDEKGSVAAVSVTGDTLSLTAPGVKLLGEFGTNGQSGTGTSGSAAIVSGVAALVWSRYPELSAVEVVHRMTATAVDKGAPGRDPEYGFGIVDPVAALTADVPPLGASAGPVPSSEEGPQAAPTPEADTTGQVAVIVMAGIASLLGVALVIALLIYRRRHRKDGVGESE, from the coding sequence ATGATCAGCAAGTTTACGCGAGACGCAATATTTTCGGCTCTCATCATACTTCTTTCGACGCACATGACCGTCACCAATGAAGAGCAGTGGCACATCGAATACCTCAACATTCCCAAGTCCCATAGAATCTCGCGGGGCGCCGGAGTCACCATTGCTGTCATCGATTCAGGAGTCAGTCCGGATCCAAGCCTCCGTCAGGCTCTATTGCCTGGCGTTTCATTCATTAGTGGCGACAAGTCACCGGGCATCGACAAGTTTGGCCATGGCACGGCAATTTCTGGGCTGATCGCCGCCTCCGGAGAGAGCGGCAATCAGATAGGAGTAGCTCCAGAGTCCAAAATCCTTCCCGTTAAAGTTCTAGACGAATCCGGAAACGGATCAACAGACGCCACGACAAAAGGCATTCGGTGGGCCGTAACCCATGGCGCCAGAATAATTAACATCTCAACGACCGGCGGCCCCAGCAGTGACCTAAGAAGCGCCGTCAATGACGCGATATCCAAAAACGTCATCGTTATTGCGAGCTCTGGAAATAGACCACAGCAAACCATAGTCGGATTCCCTGCATACATTGACGGCGTCGTTGCAGTAGGTGCTACAGACGAGAAGGGCAGTGTCGCAGCCGTTTCAGTGACAGGCGACACACTTTCTCTAACCGCACCTGGGGTTAAGTTGCTGGGTGAGTTTGGCACTAACGGTCAATCGGGGACGGGGACGTCGGGGTCAGCGGCGATTGTTTCGGGGGTGGCGGCGCTTGTGTGGAGTCGGTATCCGGAGTTGTCGGCGGTTGAAGTGGTGCATCGGATGACGGCTACGGCTGTGGATAAGGGGGCGCCGGGGCGGGATCCGGAGTACGGGTTCGGGATTGTGGATCCGGTGGCGGCGTTGACTGCGGATGTGCCGCCGCTGGGGGCTTCGGCGGGACCGGTTCCCAGCAGTGAAGAAGGACCGCAGGCTGCACCGACGCCTGAGGCGGATACTACGGGGCAGGTTGCCGTCATAGTGATGGCGGGGATCGCGAGTCTGCTGGGCGTCGCCCTTGTGATCGCATTGCTGATCTACCGGCGCAGGCATCGCAAAGACGGCGTGGGCGAGTCCGAGTAA
- a CDS encoding Maf family protein — translation MQISNRPRLILGSASPARRTLLKSAGIDVDVIVSGVDESAVEAVSADTLCQILARLKAAAVAERVRQSEAATLPGTGPATLVLGCDSVLAFDGEILGKPADADDAVRRWQAMRGRSGTLYTGHSLVDVGGGRVAEGVAATVVHFADVSDDEIKAYVGTGEPLHVAGSFTIDGLGGAFVERIEGDHGTVVGLSLPLLRRLVAELGHSITDFWTAD, via the coding sequence GTGCAGATCTCGAACCGGCCGCGTCTGATTCTGGGCTCGGCGAGCCCGGCCCGCCGTACCCTCCTGAAGTCCGCGGGGATCGATGTGGACGTGATCGTCAGCGGGGTGGACGAGTCGGCGGTGGAGGCGGTCAGCGCGGACACGTTGTGCCAGATTCTGGCGCGGTTGAAGGCCGCGGCGGTGGCCGAGCGGGTGCGCCAGTCGGAGGCGGCGACGCTGCCGGGGACCGGGCCGGCGACGCTGGTGCTGGGGTGCGACTCGGTGCTGGCGTTCGACGGGGAGATCCTGGGCAAGCCGGCGGACGCGGACGACGCGGTGCGGCGCTGGCAGGCGATGCGCGGGAGGAGCGGGACGCTCTACACCGGTCACAGCCTGGTCGACGTGGGCGGCGGGCGGGTGGCCGAGGGGGTCGCGGCGACGGTCGTGCACTTCGCGGACGTGTCCGATGACGAGATCAAGGCCTATGTGGGTACGGGGGAGCCGCTGCACGTCGCCGGCTCTTTCACGATCGACGGGCTGGGTGGCGCGTTCGTGGAGCGGATCGAGGGCGACCACGGGACCGTGGTGGGGCTGTCGTTGCCGCTGCTGCGCCGGCTCGTCGCGGAGCTCGGGCATTCCATCACGGACTTCTGGACCGCCGACTGA